Genomic segment of uncultured Tolumonas sp.:
ACGATACGTTATCGGGGAATAATGTTGATAACATCATCAATGGGGGGGCTGGAAATGACCACATTAATGGTGGTGCGGGAAACGACACTATCGTTGGTGGTACAGGAAACGATATATTGACTGGTGGAACAGGTGTAGATGTATTTAAATGGACGGCTGAAGATATACACACACCTGGAGTAACCTTCACTGATACTATTACTGATTTTTCTAGAACTGATGGTGATAAATTAGATTTGTCTGCTGTGTTAAGTGGAGATACAAATGACAATTTAAGTAATTATTTAACCTTTTCTGCTTCTGGTAATAATGTTGTTATATCAGTTCATGCTGAGGGCAATCCTACTGCTAATGCTGATATGACTATAATACTTGAAGGCCAAAGTAATGATTTAGTCTCGCTGCAACAATATCTGTTAGCTCAAAATGGTGTAATTCATTAATTGTAACTAGGGGGAGGTGACTCCCCCTAAGGAGCTAAAATGATTAATTGGATTATAATCGATGATATAACTTACCAATGGAGTGGAAATGCAATTACATGTAACACAGAAGTAGGATATTCAGTGCTTATATCTGGCAGTAAACTTGAAAACATAGATATCTCAGATAAAGAAAATAATATATGTGGACATTTATCGGTTGATTTCTTAACAAATATGATTGTATATACGTCCCCAAGGGAGTTGTTTGAGGATGGGGTGGTGGTGTATTCTTTAAATGGTGTTCAGCATAGGGTTTTTCTATCTGAAATTGTTATATTTGATGATTTTGTAAGTCAAAATAGTATAGAGCACAACCAAGATGATCTTTGGTCTGAAATATCAAATTATTCGCATGCACATATTAACAATAGCCATACAAATTTCAGTATAGATCAATGCCAAATTCTTGAAGCAAAAGATAGTTATTTAGATTTTACATTGAGTGGTATTGAAAATAATCAAACAGATAATATATCTGAATTATATGATTATCATGGGGCTGTTGATGTCGAGTTAATTTATATTCAATCTGAGATTGATATTCCACTCATGCAAAATGTAGATGGCTTAATATAATGACTCGAAGCGGGACAAATAATTTTCTCACATAAAAAGAGTATAATATGAATGTTGATGATTTTTTGATTCAGCATAAAATATCAAACTGGCTTCTTCGAGAATATACCTCTAATAATATGATAAATATCAAGCAGTTTGGTGTTACATTGGCGGTTAATGTCGAAGATCGCAAGGATATAGCTATTATATGTCGTGGAATTAACTGGCAGGATATACCTTATATTTTAATTGCCGTGGCTGATGCTAGGCGATGCAACCACACTAACAAAGAATGCGTTGTAACGACAATAAGTAGTTTTATTACTGCGTTAAACAAATCCGCTCAATCTAGAGAAAATAATCCTATTGATTGGTTACGGCAAGCAAATTATATATCAAATGACATTGTTAATGCTAAATTCAAAAATGAAAATGGTTCAAGTTTAGCTGCAATACTCATTCAACCAGAATATGGAGTATATTCATCAAATGTTGGTGGTGCTTGTATTTATAGTTCAAAATATAGCGGGCTAACAAAAATTTCAATGGATGATGTAATATTCAATAATTTAGATGGTAAATCTATTGCTATATCAAAAAATCAAAAGGTACGCCAATTTATAGGTATGGGCTGGGGATTGGAACCACATATTTCAAAGATATACAGCCTAGATTTCGATAATATTATCTTAATGACAGATAGATTTGATTTCTTAAATTCTTGTCAAGATTTATTTGGGTTGTTTTTTTTGAATGCAATTGGACGTTTGTCTTGTTTTAATAAAATTGTTGATTTGTCATTGAAACCTAATAAAACTATAGTAATTATAGAATCACCTTTACTCTGCGAGTATAATTCTGATTATAAATCAGAACGCTCATTTATAGAGTTATGGGATTCAGAAGGGCAGATGAATATTATGGTTAAATAGCAGTAATGGCAATGAAAAGGGTAAGATAACTAAAATTATACTAGTTAGTATGGATTGCGGATTGCTAAGTAACATTTTTTGCTGTGCTGCTGATTAAATATAAACTCTCAATTACATTCATTTATTTTCGATTAAATCAACATAACCTGTAGTGCTAATTTATTACAGCAGGTAATTATTAATATTGAGTTGCCTTGGTTCTTTATTGTAATCAATATCTTAATTTTATGCCATGAAATGGTAGTAGAGCCAAAAAAAATCATCATTAGCTTAAACGAACAAACAAATTCTCTGTCCAGTTTTTAAATTGGAATTTAGCTCAACTCTTGCATTAAAATTATATTTTATACTTAATTTAATCCAGCATGTATTTGAGTTGGATTTTTTGGCCAATTAGTTTTATGGTGTGTCGATGTTACTTAATTGTAATCGAGGTTTTTTGATGGTAGTGATTCATGGGGCTGTATTTGAATTAAGGACTTAACATTATGGCTTTCTGCTTAGATATACGTGGTGATTATGCTTGTTTTACACGGCCTGAGATGAAAGTGGAGCGAGTGAGCTATGATGTAATCACACCTTCGGCTGCACGTAGTATTTTTGAATCTATTTTATGGAAACCAGCTATAAGTTGGCAGGTAAATAAAATTGAAGTGCTTAGCCCTATTCGTTGGATTAATTTACGTCGAAATGAAGTGGGAGGGAAAATATCATCACACAACGCAAGACAAGCTATGAATGATGGTAAGGGACAGTTGGCACTTTATATAGAAGAGGACCGTCAACAACGAGCAAGCCTTTTTTTAAGAGATGTGCATTATCGATTACATGCAGAGTTTCGTTTAACAGACAAGGCTAGTTGCAATGATAATTCAGTAAAATTTGCAGAGATGTTTAGTCGTCGAGCGGAAAAGGGGCAATGCATTAATCAACCATACCTTGGTTGCAGAGAGTTTACTTGTGATTTTACTTTAGTAGAAAGCAATTCTGCACCTCCGCCAATACATCTAAACTTGGATCTTGGATGGATGTTGTATGACATGGACTATAGCAATGTGAATGAACCAACCCCACTTTTTTTTCGGGCTACGTTGATAGAGGGTGTTTTACGAGTCCCGTCTCGGTATAGTGATGAGGTGAAAGGATGATATTGAAAGCTCTTTGTGATTACTATCAACAGGCAACGCAGAGCAGTGATAAAAATTTACCGCCTTACGGATTTGAAGAAAAAAGTATTCCTTTTCTAATTGTGATTGATAAAAATGGTCATTTTATTAAATTTGAAAATACTGATGAGTCATGCGGCAAAAAATCAGTAGCTCGCAAATTTCTGGTTGCTAAAACAATAAAAAAAACTTCTGGTATTGTTGCTAATTTGTTATGGGATCCCGCTGATTATGTATTAGGCATTGACACAAAAAATAAACCAGAACGGACGGCTAAGCAATTATCTACATTTATATCTACAATTCAATCACAGCTGTTTTTAGCTAGGGAGGATGAAGGAGTTTCTGCTGTAATTAAGTTTTATGAACAATTGGCTGAACAACCTATGCAAGCTGATTCAAATTGGCAAGCTATAGCCGAAAATAATGCTGTCCTTACTTTCAAACTCAGTAATGATTCGTCTCCTACTATTTTTAATCGTCCTAGTGTATTAGCTGCGTATCACCATACAATGTCAGTAAATACAGCGAAGGAGGCATTTTGTTTAGTAACTGGAATGCAGTTACCAATCGCGACTCTTCATCCGTCGATTAAAGGGGTATGGGGAGCGCAATCATCTGGTGCAAGTTTAGTTTCATTTAATCACCCCTCATTCATTTCTTGGGGGAAAAAGCAAGGAGCTAACTCACCTATCAGTGAAAAGGCTACATTTGAATATTCAACAGCTCTAAATGTGCTACTACAAAGCGAATCTCCAAACCGATGTCAAATAGGTGGAATATCCATTATTTGCTGGTCAGAGAAAAATTCTATTTTGGAAGAGATCTTGCCTCGTTTGCTTAGTGATCCGCTGAATGATGATTTCGACATTACACTGAAGGCTGTCGATCGGTTATCTTCTTCCTTAGATAATGGGAACTACAACGGCTCAGATGGCAATACCCGTATTTTTTTACTTGGACTTTCTCCAAATACAGCTCGTATCGCCATAAGCTTTTGGCTGGTTGGGACTGTAGCTGAGTTTGCAGAGCGATTAGGTGTTTGGTTTGATGATATCGATATTGTTGGTCGCGAATACAAAGGATATTTATCGTTAAAAAAGGTGCTTCAATCTACAGCTTTATTTGGTAAGGATGAGAACATAGTTCCAAATTTAGTTTGCGAGACTATACGTTCTATTTTTCATGGATTACCAATGCCAGTTAGTTTATTGGATGCTGTATTAGGGCGAATTAGGGCTGATAAATGCTATGTTAGTTATAGAAGAGCTGCACTTATTAAAGTTTGTTTGAATCGTAAGTCACATTTTATTTCGGAAAAAAATAATGATGTAACCGTATCATTAAATTCTGATGATACTCGTATCGGTTACCGTTTGGGTCGTCTTTTTGCTGTCTTGGAAAAATTGGAGACAGATATAAAGCCAAGTTTAAATACCACTATTCGTGATAGGTATTACAGTCGTGCTTGTTGTACTCCCAACTCAGTGTTTGGAACTTTACTCCGCTTGCATACTTACCATTTGAAAAAATTTAATAATCATCAATGGAAAATGCGAGCAGAAACGCAGATTAAAGAAATTCTATTTGGTGTTCATGATTTTCCCTCCCATCTTAATCAAGAAGATCAAGGTTTATTTGCTATTGGTTATTACCATCAGCGTCAGAATTTGTTTTCCAAAATAATTCCAATCAAGGATATTCATGATGAATCTTAATCACCGCTATGAGTTTGTTTACTTGTTCGATGTGAAAGATGGTAACCCGAATGGTGACCCTGATGCTGGTAATATGCCTCGAATTGATGTGGAAACCGGACAGGGATTAGTTACGGATGTTTGTTTAAAGCGCAAGGTTCGGAATTTTATTGGGATCATTAAGGGCGAAGAACCTCCGTTTGAAATATATGTTAAAGAGAAGGCTGTTCTTAATCGGAATAATGATCGTGCTTATAAGGCATTGAAATTGAAGCCAGAATCTAAAAAACTACCAAAAAATATTGAAGAAGCTAAAAATCTAACTGCGTGGATGTGTCATAATTTTTTTGATGTCCGTGCTTTTGGTGCGGTAATGACCACAGAAATTAATACCGGACAGGTTCGAGGTCCAATACAATTGAATTTTTCTCGTAGCATTGATCCTGTTGTTAGTACTGAACACAGTATTACTCGCATGGCGGTAACAAATGAAAAAGATTTGGAGAAAGAACGTACGATGGGTAGGAAATTCACAATACCGTATGGACTGTACCGTTGCCATGGTTATGTTTCAGCTCATCTAGCTAGACAAACTGGCTTTAATGAATCAGATCTTGAGTTATTCTGGCAAGCTTTGATCAATATGTTTGATTACGATAGATCTGCTAGCCATGGAGAAATGAGTGCTTGTTGTCTCTATGTGTTCAAGCATGCAAATGTGCTTGGTAATGCACCGGCGCGTAAACTGTTTGATTGCATTAATATCAATAAGTGTAGTGAGGGACCCGCACGTAGCTTTAATGATTATCAAGTGACGGTAAGTAAAGATAACTTACCGTTTGGTA
This window contains:
- the cas5c gene encoding type I-C CRISPR-associated protein Cas5c, whose translation is MAFCLDIRGDYACFTRPEMKVERVSYDVITPSAARSIFESILWKPAISWQVNKIEVLSPIRWINLRRNEVGGKISSHNARQAMNDGKGQLALYIEEDRQQRASLFLRDVHYRLHAEFRLTDKASCNDNSVKFAEMFSRRAEKGQCINQPYLGCREFTCDFTLVESNSAPPPIHLNLDLGWMLYDMDYSNVNEPTPLFFRATLIEGVLRVPSRYSDEVKG
- the cas8c gene encoding type I-C CRISPR-associated protein Cas8c/Csd1; translation: MILKALCDYYQQATQSSDKNLPPYGFEEKSIPFLIVIDKNGHFIKFENTDESCGKKSVARKFLVAKTIKKTSGIVANLLWDPADYVLGIDTKNKPERTAKQLSTFISTIQSQLFLAREDEGVSAVIKFYEQLAEQPMQADSNWQAIAENNAVLTFKLSNDSSPTIFNRPSVLAAYHHTMSVNTAKEAFCLVTGMQLPIATLHPSIKGVWGAQSSGASLVSFNHPSFISWGKKQGANSPISEKATFEYSTALNVLLQSESPNRCQIGGISIICWSEKNSILEEILPRLLSDPLNDDFDITLKAVDRLSSSLDNGNYNGSDGNTRIFLLGLSPNTARIAISFWLVGTVAEFAERLGVWFDDIDIVGREYKGYLSLKKVLQSTALFGKDENIVPNLVCETIRSIFHGLPMPVSLLDAVLGRIRADKCYVSYRRAALIKVCLNRKSHFISEKNNDVTVSLNSDDTRIGYRLGRLFAVLEKLETDIKPSLNTTIRDRYYSRACCTPNSVFGTLLRLHTYHLKKFNNHQWKMRAETQIKEILFGVHDFPSHLNQEDQGLFAIGYYHQRQNLFSKIIPIKDIHDES
- the cas7c gene encoding type I-C CRISPR-associated protein Cas7/Csd2; amino-acid sequence: MMNLNHRYEFVYLFDVKDGNPNGDPDAGNMPRIDVETGQGLVTDVCLKRKVRNFIGIIKGEEPPFEIYVKEKAVLNRNNDRAYKALKLKPESKKLPKNIEEAKNLTAWMCHNFFDVRAFGAVMTTEINTGQVRGPIQLNFSRSIDPVVSTEHSITRMAVTNEKDLEKERTMGRKFTIPYGLYRCHGYVSAHLARQTGFNESDLELFWQALINMFDYDRSASHGEMSACCLYVFKHANVLGNAPARKLFDCININKCSEGPARSFNDYQVTVSKDNLPFGIEILTLLG